A genomic region of Metopolophium dirhodum isolate CAU chromosome 1, ASM1992520v1, whole genome shotgun sequence contains the following coding sequences:
- the LOC132935457 gene encoding uncharacterized protein LOC132935457 isoform X3 has translation MSSYTNVTDESSSNEDQSESYKDIFMDLISKGKVENDVLNTLTMKEGNNSYTFKCPVAPHCEDYYVIQHYKISTIQDIPSDERWKHAEASIKIHTSTRDTKDSNISNKINDVVREILDRFSADPKKKIIKNTKK, from the exons ATGTCTTCATATACCAATGTTACTGACGAAAGCTCATCAAATGAAGAT CAATCGGAATCATACAAGGATATTTTTATGGATTTGATATCAAAAGGGAAAGTTGAAAATGATGTATTGAACACATTAACAATGAAGGAAGGAAATAATTCATACACTTTTAAATGTCCTGTTGCACCACACTGTGAAGACTACTATGTTATTCAGCATTACAAAATTAGTACAATTCAAGATATTCCGTCAGATGAAAG ATGGAAACATGCGGAAGCTAGTATTAAAATTCATACATCTACTAGAGATACAAAAGATTCGAACATTTCAAACAAAATCAATGACGTTGTTCGTGAAATATTGGACCGGTTTTCAGCAGAtcctaagaaaaaaattattaaaaatactaaaaaataa
- the LOC132935457 gene encoding uncharacterized protein LOC132935457 isoform X2: protein MSSYTNVTDESSSNEDESSYSVKPVKPKISKRKNVGESKTGSKKTKIGKQSESYKDIFMDLISKGKVENDVLNTLTMKEGNNSYTFKCPVAPHCEDYYVIQHYKISTIQDIPSDERWKHAEASIKIHTSTRDTKDSNISNKINDVVREILDRFSADPKKKIIKNTKK from the exons ATGTCTTCATATACCAATGTTACTGACGAAAGCTCATCAAATGAAGAT GAAAGTTCATATTCAGTAAAACCTGTTAAACCAAAAatcagtaaaagaaaaaatgttggcGAGTCAAAAACTGGTAGTAAAAAGACCAAGATCGgaaag CAATCGGAATCATACAAGGATATTTTTATGGATTTGATATCAAAAGGGAAAGTTGAAAATGATGTATTGAACACATTAACAATGAAGGAAGGAAATAATTCATACACTTTTAAATGTCCTGTTGCACCACACTGTGAAGACTACTATGTTATTCAGCATTACAAAATTAGTACAATTCAAGATATTCCGTCAGATGAAAG ATGGAAACATGCGGAAGCTAGTATTAAAATTCATACATCTACTAGAGATACAAAAGATTCGAACATTTCAAACAAAATCAATGACGTTGTTCGTGAAATATTGGACCGGTTTTCAGCAGAtcctaagaaaaaaattattaaaaatactaaaaaataa
- the LOC132933184 gene encoding tigger transposable element-derived protein 4-like: MASGIKRKALTISDKLNILKKYDEGLAEKKKQKDIANELGIPPSTLRTLLKNRHEIEQSSLLGGSKRQKLKHGKYEELENILLEWFQQARSLNYPINGGIITEKAMEIAARLNLTEFSGSTGWLDRFRSRHSIVYRQISGEAESVNNDDIASWKNNVLPSLLRDYAPDDVYNADEFGLFFKLMPDKSFVFKNETCHGGKLSKERLTVLVCTNSTGTHKLKLVVIGKSRSPRCFKNVRTFPCEYLAQSRAWMTGILFINWIQQLDAFFGKQKRKIILFVDNCPAHPKDIPTTNIKLVFFPPNTTSKLQPLDQGIIKVIKQKYRKKLVQRYLRDMESTNQISTKVNVLDSIHYVSAAWDEIKPDVIINCFRKAAFGMLNNSEQADSSPLKEEDFQLLQNFADYATVDDELVTSSTRTLDEIIADTNLVDNEKEDDDQEEEDQDFPVSTPTITTGLQHLSEIRKVLFCVENSEEMLGCLNKIENFLAETHYSDNYFREAFKPIIEPLNTHTEQNAICNKQSTELKNKSETSYTSEEDDNDELNSPYQNFLNNRPKSTRYDKSYGMHYDKGSDSYKIGKHTVTFNHDGKPRTSRYHKWMTVVKPLYDRMKIEEKQFNEEIAKINETATPRINLTSFNNTLSSTPSSLSRAKRRKITKENEPFDFNQTANSSSSTDHMTPKMFNFTSSPESKIGNGLYKDVLPQTQLVYYDDPNELVTRLNLLSSSKSVGNTGVNNEIISILEELRERNIII, translated from the exons ATGGCTAGTGGTATAAAACGTAAAGCGCTAACGATTTCGGACAAactcaacattttgaaaaagtacGATGAAGGATTggctgagaaaaaaaaacaaaaagatatTGCTAATGAACTGGGGATACCTCCTTCCACTTTAAGAactttattgaaaaacagacaTGAAATAGAACAAAGCAGCTTGTTAGGTGGCAGCAaacgacaaaaattaaaacacgggAAGTATGAAgagttggaaaatattttattggagtGGTTTCAACAAGCTCGTAGTTTAAATTATCCAATAAATGGAGGTATAATCACGGAAAAGGCGATGGAGATTGCCGCACGTCTCAACTTAACCGAATTTAGTGGATCGACTGGTTGGCTGGATAGATTTCGGAGTAGGCATAGCATTGTGTACCGGCAAATATCAGGTGAGGCTGAATCtgttaataatgatgatatagcTTCATGGAAAAATAACGTGTTGCCTTCATTACTGCGTGACTATGCTCCTGACGATGTATACAACGCTGATGAATTCGGATTGTTTTTTAAGCTTATGCCAGATaagtcttttgtttttaaaaatgagacATGCCATGGTGGAAAGTTGAGCAAGGAACGTCTCACGGTTTTAGTATGTACAAATTCTACCGGAACCCATAAATTGAAGTTGGTCGTCATTGGAAAAAGTAGGTCTCCTCGCTGTTTCAAAAATGTTCGTACGTTTCCATGTGAATACCTTGCTCAAAGTCGTGCTTGGATGACAGGAATACTATTCATAAACTGGATTCAACAGCTAGATGCATTTTTCGGTAAACAAAAGAGAAAAATTATTCTATTCGTCGACAATTGTCCGGCTCACCCTAAAGATATCCCTACTACCAATATAAAACTTGTTTTCTTTCCACCAAATACTACATCTAAGTTACAACCCCTAGATCAGGGTATCATTAAAGTGATAAAACAAAAGTACCGAAAAAAGTTAGTTCAGCGGTACTTGAGAGACATGGAGAGTACCAACCAAATTTCAACTAAAGTTAACGTTTTGGACTCCATACATTACGTTAGTGCCGCTTGGGATGAAATTAAACCAGATgtaataataaactgttttcGGAAAGCTGCATTTGGTATGTTGAACAACTCTGAACAGGCTGATAGCTCACCTTTAAAAGAAGAGGACTTTCAGCTTCTGCAAAATTTTGCTGATTATGCAACAGTAGATGATGAACTCGTAACCAGTAGCACTCGGACTTTAGATGAAATAATCGCTGATACGAACTTAGTGGACAATGAGAAAGAAGACGACGATCAAGAAGAAGAAGATCAAGACTTTCCAGTATCTACTCCTACAATAACTACTGGTTTGCAACATTTATCGGAAATTCGGAAAGTATTATTCTGTGTTGAAAATTCCGAAGAAATGTTAGGTTgtcttaataaaattgaaaactttcttGCTGAAACACATT ATTCCGACAATTATTTTCGTGAAGCATTTAAACCAATAATTGAACCATTAAATACACATACAGAACAAAATGCTATATGTAACAAACAGTCGACTGAACTAAAAAACAAATCAGAAACCTCATACACTAGTGAAGAAGATGATAACGATGAATTAAATTCACCAtaccaaaattttttaaataaccgtccTAAATCAACACGTTATGACAAATCTTATGGTATGCATTATGATAAAGGTAGTGATTCATATAAAATAGGAAAGCATACTGTAACTTTTAACCACG ACGGGAAGCCTAGAACCTCGAGATACCATAAATGGATGACCGTTGTAAAACCACTGTACGATCGGAtgaaaattgaggaaaaacagtttaatgaagaaatagctaaaattaatgAGACTGCAACTCCTCGAATTAACTTGACatcatttaacaatactttatCTTCTACCCCTTCTAGCTTATCTAGAgctaaacgtagaaaaataacGAAAGAAAATGaaccatttgattttaatcaaaCAGCAAACAGTTCTTCGTCTACGGATCATATGACTCCAAAGatgtttaattttacttcatcacCTGAGTCTAAGATAGGTAAtggtttatataaagatgtattGCCACAAacacaattagtttattatgatgATCCGAATGAACTAGTAACTAGATTAAATCTTTTGTCATCATCAAAAAGTGTTGGTAATACTggtgttaataatgaaattatatctattttagagGAACTacgtgagagaaatattataatataa
- the LOC132935457 gene encoding uncharacterized protein LOC132935457 isoform X1: MSSYTNVTDESSSNEDQESSYSVKPVKPKISKRKNVGESKTGSKKTKIGKQSESYKDIFMDLISKGKVENDVLNTLTMKEGNNSYTFKCPVAPHCEDYYVIQHYKISTIQDIPSDERWKHAEASIKIHTSTRDTKDSNISNKINDVVREILDRFSADPKKKIIKNTKK; this comes from the exons ATGTCTTCATATACCAATGTTACTGACGAAAGCTCATCAAATGAAGAT cagGAAAGTTCATATTCAGTAAAACCTGTTAAACCAAAAatcagtaaaagaaaaaatgttggcGAGTCAAAAACTGGTAGTAAAAAGACCAAGATCGgaaag CAATCGGAATCATACAAGGATATTTTTATGGATTTGATATCAAAAGGGAAAGTTGAAAATGATGTATTGAACACATTAACAATGAAGGAAGGAAATAATTCATACACTTTTAAATGTCCTGTTGCACCACACTGTGAAGACTACTATGTTATTCAGCATTACAAAATTAGTACAATTCAAGATATTCCGTCAGATGAAAG ATGGAAACATGCGGAAGCTAGTATTAAAATTCATACATCTACTAGAGATACAAAAGATTCGAACATTTCAAACAAAATCAATGACGTTGTTCGTGAAATATTGGACCGGTTTTCAGCAGAtcctaagaaaaaaattattaaaaatactaaaaaataa
- the LOC132933185 gene encoding LOW QUALITY PROTEIN: uncharacterized protein LOC132933185 (The sequence of the model RefSeq protein was modified relative to this genomic sequence to represent the inferred CDS: inserted 1 base in 1 codon) produces KKTRMNIIGSGLIQLDRFKKCSKTYVLKNDYNFIDFIKFFDYGFDMIICKLKKMTQQSSIKFNLYLDCVYVHVLTQERRDISFKTENMLAFTNSNFENLLKKMFNKLIKEEXDFVTRGSGWSLDSIDVLQLRINIVNPLNGSSYLILPDSIRNKKAVINVKNNDEKCFKYAILSKFNNHSNKSQFNEQYFKMLEKKSDLNFHCIDYPTPVKQIKIFERLNYVSVNVFSLDDTNVVFPLYMNNVESKNHFDLLLINRGETSHYCFINNFDRLIRSQKTKHKSKLIICKRCFTVFSNTPCKYKLWGVNRLKKHKKNCGKHKLGRPVMFEDDDDDFIYFKNFKRTQRIPIVIYSDFECYLKPKFTKQNCKIKTLITHKHKPMSYAYYVKIDYNIIPKYLIKKYKIPTKLHVYRNQNAAKHFLKTMIDIGTKVYNLYQVNIPMNKLTNNEELKFQNAKICECCSKSFKKNKLIKLRDHNHFTGRFRSVVCLNCNFELCNVSFLPIYFHNLAYDSHFIVRELGCNENDIHVIPNSSEKYISFSKSIQDKFSIKFIDTFRFMSESLSSLADNLSDDKTRFRETLKIFSLSTLNLVTRKGVFPYEYIDHPSKLNETCLPPKKSFYNSLRDEEISDEDYTHAHKIWKRFNLKTLGEYSDLYLATDVCLLADVFENFRDLCLQTLKLDASHYMTAPGFAFDCMLKHTNVRLERLKQYDFQLFLENGLRGGICHSVKRHVKANIPNIENINYDSNKPVTWLAYLDCVNLYGKSMLSALPYKNFEWFDNLSIDITQIEDDAEYGYILEVDVIYPKHLHKNHNDFPFLPENKCPPNSKHVSAYQLNQLAKDHL; encoded by the exons aaaaaaacacgCATGAACATAATTGGAAGCGGACTCATTCAGTTAGATcggtttaaaaaatgttcaaaaacttatgtcttaaaaaatgattataattttatagactttatcaaattttttgacTACGGTTTTGATatgataatttgtaaattaaaaaaaatgacgcAGCAATcaagtattaaatttaacttgTATCTTGATTGTGTTTACGTGCATGTGTTAACACAGGAACGCCGagatatttcatttaaaaccgAAAATATGTTAGCgtttacaaattcaaatttcgaaaatttattaaaaaaaatgtttaataaacttattaagGAAG GTGACTTTGTCACTAGAGGGAGTGGTTGGAGTTTAGACTCAATTGATGTCTTACAGTTaagaattaatattgtaaacccGTTAAATGGatctagttatttaattttacctgaCTCAATACGTAATAAGAAAGctgttataaatgtaaaaaacaatgatgaaaaatgttttaagtatGCAATTTTATCTAAGTTTAATAATCATTCAAATAAAAGTCAATTTaacgaacaatattttaaaatgcttgaaaagaaaagtgatttaaattttcactgTATCGATTATCCGACACcagtcaaacaaattaaaatatttgaacgttTAAATTATGTGTCagttaatgtttttagtttAGATGATACAAATGTTGTTTTCccattatatatgaataatgtaGAAAGTAAAAATCATTTCGATCTGCTTTTGATTAATCGTGGTGAAACATcgcattattgttttattaataatttcgacAGACTTATTCGTAGTCAAAAGACAAAAcataaatctaaattaattatatgtaaaagatgttttacagtttttagtaatactccttgtaaatataaattgtggggtgttaatagattaaaaaaacataaaaaaaattgtggaaagCACAAACTAGGAAGACCTGTAATGTTTgaagacgatgatgatgattttatttattttaaaaattttaaaagaacgCAACGAATACCAATAGTAATTTATTCTGACtttgaatgttatttaaaacctaaattcaccaaacaaaattgtaaaattaaaacactgaTAACACATAAACATAAACCAATGAGTTATGCATATTACGtgaaaatagattataatattatacctaaatatttaataaaaaaatataaaattcctaCGAAACTTCATGTTTACAGAAATCAAAATGCTGCAAAACATTTCTTAAAGACCATgatagatataggtacaaagGTTTATAATCTTTATCaagtaaatatacctatgaataaattaactaataacgaagagcttaaatttcaaaatgcaaaaatatgtgAATGCTGTtccaaatcatttaaaaaaaataaattaattaaattaagagaTCATAATCATTTTACAGGACGTTTTAGATCAgttgtttgtttaaattgtaactTTGAATTGTGTAACGTTTCGTTTCTACCGATATACTTTCATAACTTAGCCTATGACAGTCATTTCATTGTTCGTGAACTTGGTTGTAATGAAAATGATATTCATGTAATACCTAattcatcagaaaaatatatatcgttTAGTAAATCAATTCAAgataaatttagtataaaatttattgatacaTTTCGTTTTATGTCAGAGTCTCTTAGTTCATTAGCCGATAATTTATCTGATGATAAAACTAGATTTAGGgaaaccttaaaaatattttctctgtCGACTTTAAATTTAGTTACACGTAAAGGTGTGTTTCCTTATGAATATATTGATCATCCtagtaaattaaatgaaacatgTTTGCCACCAAAAAAATCCTTTTATAATTCGTTAAGAGACGAAGAAATTAGTGACGAAGATTATACCCATGCTCATAAGATTTGgaaaagatttaatttaaaaacattaggagaatatagtgatttatatttaGCCACTGATGTATGTTTACTTGctgacgtttttgaaaattttagagatCTTTGTTTGCAAACACTTAAATTAGATGCTTCACATTACATGACCGCCCCAGGATTTGCATTTGATTGCATGTTGAAACATACTAATGTCCGACTAGAACGACTTAAACAATACGATTTCCAATTATTTCTGGAGAATGGATTACGCGGTGGCATTTGTCATTCGGTTAAAAGACATGTAAAAGCAAACATTCCtaatatcgaaaatattaattatgattcgaaTAAGCCTGTAACGTGGTTAGCTTACCTGGACTGTGTAAATCTATATGGAAAGTCTATGCTATCCGCTTTAccttataaaaattttgaatggtTTGACAATTTATCTATAGATATAACACAAATTGAAGATGATGCTGAAtatggttatattttagaagtagaTGTTATTTACCCTaaacatttacataaaaatcataaCGATTTTCCATTTTTACCAGAAAATAAATGTCCACCAAAttctaaa CATGTGTCTGCATATCAATTAAATCAGCTTGCCAAAGATCATCTTTAA